The genomic interval TGGGCGAACTATGGAAACTATGAAGCTCACTATTTTCTATGTAACAACTAATGCACACACAATGTTTGGTAGCACAAACTCCATCTATGGTTGGAGTTGATTGTAATAACCAATTGTTTATGAAAAATAAACTTTGAATGCAATTAATAGTGGACATGTAGTTGTTCTTTATAGCTGGAGGATAGGCCCTAAGAATCGTAATCTCAAGGTATCTCAATACCTTCACATGCAGTTGTCACTTGTCCCTTTGTATTTTTACTCATAAGACCTCATAGGGTTTTACATTTTATGAATACTATGGCCTCATGTACATGTATGGTGGCACACGGCGTAAAACGGACCCACAGAGACTCCGGGTCTAACCATATCGGGTCCGTGAACACTAAAAAGTCTCTAAACCGTTCCAGTACTCAGCTGAGACAGTTTTACTACGGCCACATTTAGTTCTTACTCGGACTTCATTCCAACAAGTTCCTAAAGTAACCTGATTCATCCTTCCATACAATCCCACCTCTTCATTCCTTCTCACCACCTCCTTGCTATGTCCCCTCAGTGTACCCCTCCCCTCCTCCTGGCAGGAAAGCAGTGTGGAATCCTGTGACCCTCCATAGTTATACTGTACACACAATTTCTCACTCTGGTGAGGAATTTGCAGGACTACTAGTCATGGATTATAAACTGCTGCTGATCCTACTACCCAGCCTCTTACTTTTAGGTAAGTTTGGTCTCGTCTCCCCCATTGCTGATATTACAGCTCATCTACGCCTTAGCTCTGTTCACATTCCTTATGTAGCTCAATGAACAGACGGATTATTGTATGAAGGGGCAAAAATGGACACCTAGATTTATCTCGTTAAACTCCGAGCCATATAGTGCATTTTGGTCACTGGCACTTAGAGTGATTCAGCCTTTTTATGGTAGGATGTTATCTGTTTACTGTATAAAATATAGGAATATTTGTGTAGGTGGGAATCCTTTTTAAATAAACactaagggtatgatcacacgcttagcaaaaaaaatctgaaaatctgagctgttttcaaaggaaaacagctcctgattttcacttttttttagcaactcacgtttttcgcagcattttttacgcccgtttttggagctgtttttctgtagagtcaataaaaacggctccaaaaacggctcaagaggtgacatgcacttcttttttgcgggtttttttttacgcggctgtttttttaaaacggccacgtaaagaaacgccccgtcggaacagaacgccgttttgcccattgaaatcaatggccagatgtttggaggcgctttgcttccaatttttcggccgtttttcggccgtttatggctcgaaaaatgtccgaaaattagccgtgtgaacgtactcttagggtatgttcatgcaGAGTTTTTTGTTAGGCAGAaaaaatgtgtctcaaaattccttcagaattTTGAAACagatttagggtcagttcacacagagtacaaGTAGACAGAGAAAAAAAACTCGATTTGTAAGAATCCATGCTCCTGAGAcaagaacaaaacaaaaaatcttgTAGAATTATTGAGAGAACAGCTATTTCTTTGTGGTCCAATCCATTTTTGGCTGACAAATGATGGAGTGGGTGGGGGTTAGCTTAAAGGCGCACTGAATTACTGGTCATCCAttgaagacagagaagtggggtaGGGTTCCTGCAGCAGCCAGTTGCTTCAAAAAGGAGGAGGGGGAAATGTTTGATCTCCTAGGGCATATATATAAGAattctttatatttttcttttttacggttgATTGCAACTTAAGTCAAAATAGGATGAAAGGAGACATTGAATTCACAAATGAACTGCCCCTATTTTGCTTTAGTATGCACCCCAAAACTACCCAGAAGCACCTCTTTTATCCAAATATGCAAAAGCTCTGCCTTTTGGGTAAAAACAGGACTATTGGTTGGTATGTAGGTTTTATATAAAATGTTTATTCTTGTGGAACAAGATGAATTCCACCAATATTATTATAGACGCTCTACAGAGACAGTTGCCAGGGATTTAATATTGGTAAAATTTCCTTATAATGTGGTCATTTGGTAAAAGTAGCAGGGCgagaggtttattttttttttaccatatgcAGTTGTTTAACGTATTTCATCATGAATGTATTCCCAGCTGAATGTGATGTCAAGCAAAAGCCAGAAAAGATTGCAGACAAAAAGACAACAAAGCAAGGAGCCCTCGAAGTGTCAACTAAGTCTACAACAAAGAAGCCTAAGAAGGACACCATAAAACGTCAGCAGAAGGCTAAACCTGCTACTCCTTCCTCCCAGGGCCAAACACCAGGGTCAATTCTGTCTCAGGTTCTACAAaaaggaaaatttcaaaaagtcAGTGACACAGTCACAATAAAGGCTGGTCAGACCATGGATCTCCGCTGTAAAGGGACCTCTGTACGCTGGAACTATCCTCATTACTtgcaggaggatgatgagggtaGATTAAAGTAAGTAGAATTAGTCTTTTGCATCATTTTCATATATTTGAAAGGAGCAAAGGTGAGTATTTGCTAGCAGGAGggctaaaggggtattcctaactccaacatttatggcatttccaaaaaaatataccataaatgtctgaaagatgtaggttccatctctgacaccATCACCTATATTCAGAATAGTGGTCATCCGTGCTACCTGGTGAGTCAGCCGCCTGCCACCGCTTCCAGGTGGAGAACGAATGGAGAGACGGCCACACatgtcctgtagatatgccataaatgtctgataagggACTAACCCTTTAGCAATTAGCAGTGGCCTAGCACATGTCGGCCCTTAGGCCATGGGAATGTTTTGTTTGACTGCAGTACTAACTCCCATACCACTGAAACAAACACAGATGGTACTGGTAGTCTGGAGCAGTAATAGGCTGAATAGAAACATTTCTGGGGGCCTAGAGTGGTAAAagggttaggccatgttcacattgcGTTAGTTAGTTATGTTAAGTTTTTGGTTGGATTATTTTACACCCGTTAGTTATCTAATGCACACTTTGTGGGCTGCAGCTTTCTCCTGAGATGCAATCTGTCACCCATGTAGGCCCGGTAGTCACTCATATAGATATATTCATATTTTAATCAGACAAATAACCAGTCATTTTATTTCAGGATAAAGCACTTTGGCCGTTACAGTCAGCTTATCCTTGTAAATGCTTCAATAGCTGATACTGGGGAATTCAGTTGTGGAGgctaccagtgcagtggaaacgaCTGCCATGAGGGAGAAGAGAAAACTGGCAAGACCTTCGTGTTTGTCACAGGTGaggtcatgtgtgtgtgtgtgtgtgtgtgtgtgtgtgtgtgtgtgtgtgtgtgtgtgtgtgtgtaactgtGTATAAATACCACTCTGGTCAAACTACTAGGTGTGTCCACAGTTAATGTAGGAGGTGGCAAAGAAGACTTGGATCTAGTCCAAAGTCAGCAACCGGATAAGCTTTAGGAGAACATGCAAATGCCATGTAGATGTTTCTCTCTTAAGATTCAAACAGAGGTGTAACattaagctcctgggccccaatgcaaatctgtaacagggccccacaCCTACCATGTGTAATTTATAGTaatagtgtcttcttatgtggcagaggggcctttaggTGCCCTCCTTCCCCAGGGCCAATGGCAATGTCTGCACCCCCATAGATTTTTCCctggatttgaacccagaaacCCTGAACACCTGAGACACCATGTTACCATCTAGTATAGCAGATCTCTCCTCATAATGGTTTAAAGGAAGGCACTGGGTGTTTGACAAAAGGGTTACAGATAAAAAGAGAATCAGATACAATTTGCCGCCAAAATATAATATCTCTGCTTAAAGCCCATCAGTCATTGTTGAGTCCATACCCTCAGTTTCATCTTTTTCTTTGAATCTTTTCCTCTAGATCCCCAGGAACTCTTTGTCCCAACAGAAGACTATTACGTGGTTGTCCAGCTTCGAACACGACAGCCAGCATTACTTCCGTGCCAGGTCACCAACCCGGTAGCCAAGGTCACTTTGCATAGAGAGTTCCCACCGGAGCAGATCCCTGTGGATGGAGTGAAGATTGCTTATGACCTGAAGAAGGGATTTATCATATACCAACCACATCCATCTCTTGCAGGATCATTGTTCTGTATTGCCGAGCTAGGAAACCTTCGACAGATGTCAACTAAGTATATGCTGATATATGTACACTGTAAGTGATCTTACCAGGGTAAAGCCACCGATTTCCATAGAAAATTATGCATAAATCTCAGGCCAAAATGTAACAACCACACTAGATTTAAATGGGTATTTCCACCTGCAATGTGCCACCTGGCACCAAGTGCATTCTACAATAGCATTTATGTTACTGTATTTAACCACCATCCTACATCTTTCTGTTCAtaagctttaggccttattcacacgaacgtaggggaaactcggacatgaaaaatggccgtttttcatGTACGAGTTGCACCCGTGAGGGTCCTGTTTTCACAGattcccatagacttgagtctatggaggaatccataaaaacggaagaaaataggacatgttctattttttaacggATCCTTCACATGattcgttgaaacaacggcccaattgaaatacatacgtccgtgtgacggccgttgttttaacagccatcaCACAGATGTATTCaaggttcgtgtaaataagccttaAGATTGTAACACACAGAACATTTTGACCCTTCCAAAAGGCATGGAACGATGTTGTGGTTCAGAGAAGTTTACGTTTCTGTATAGGTGACATTTGGTGTTACTTTTATTTACCATATTTTATATGTAGCTGGGGCTTCATGGAGACTTTTTGTTGCACCACGCTCCAATTTTAACTATTGTGTAACAGTACTGTGACCCCCTTTGACAGTTAAAATTGGGGTGTTGCTTTATAAAAAGACTCTATGTAGCCGCAGCCTTAAGCAACATGCACTTGGCGGTATTATGAATTGGTGTTGTATGGATCTGTAATTCAGCGCTGTACGCCTGTATTCATGGAGGATATAATGCAGAATAGATGTACCATAAAGGTGCACATGGAGTACCCATGGGAAGTGCACATCCATAGGGACCTCGTGTGCCATTATACAGGTTCCATGCCTGCAGCCATGGTGTGTGCATGATTCCTTAATATCACCTTTAAATCCATTATATAATAGTTGATCCTAGGTTTCCAagcattaaatgggttttcccataatcattatttatcactgatccacagaataggtgataaatatctcatcagtgggggtccaaccgctaggacccccaccgatcatgagaacgggctAACGTACCAccttaggaatggagcggtagtgcgtatGCTCAACCACCGCTCCATTTATTTATATGGGGCTGCTAAGATCTGCACTCGTCAGCCCTttctaaatgaatggagtgggggtcgagcatgcgcagtactgctccattcctatgaggctaccaggaacggcaaggtaagcccgttctcgtgaccAGTGGAGGTCCCAGTGCtcgaccccaccgatcagatatttatcacctatcctctggAATATTGATTATGGGGAAACTCCTTTAACTTTGCCAAGCGTATAATAACTATAATTTGTATATACATTGGATTTTGAAGTAGGAAAAATGTTTTCAATTGAAAAAGTTCTGTATTTTTTGCAGACCCATCAGCTCCCCCTAAACCAACCATAGAGTCATCAGTAAAGTCAGTACGAGCAGGAGAGAATTTTATTGTCACCTGTACCGTTCTAGGTGATCTGGAGATCAGTGTGGAGTTCACGTGGGAATATCCTGGGCAAAAGGTAAAAGAGAAGTGAATATTTACTTGTAAGCTGCCTTATCCTATCTAATCAGGATCTCCAACTTGTGGCTCTCCACCTGTTGCAAAACAACATCCCCAGCACACcctaggcatgctgggagttgtagttttacaacagttgAAGAGCCACAGGTTAGACGCTattgtttaaaaatataaaatgataTCATATGACTAGCTTTGGATTCAAGAATCCCTAAAAAAGGGGCTCATGAAATTTCTATTCCAAGTCATTGACTCACTGTTCCGTATTTCTACAGATCGGTAGGCCTCCTTATGTCCGGGAGAACACTTCACAGACAAGACGCGGAGGCCAGTTAATGCAGGAGTCCCAAAGTATTTTGTATATTGATGAATCTCGTGCTGTAGATGACGGCATTTATACCTGTACAGCTCAAAACTTGCAGGGGAGCACCTCTGTAACCACAAGTGTGACTGTCCTCCAACCAACAGCTACAACCAGATTAAGAAACCAAGGATGAGACATCTAGGGTTCTGTGTGGGGTGCATGGGGTACATGGGCATTGGTGGCGTCATGAGTCTTGTATGATCTAAACacctaataataaaacaaaaaatgtccTTATATTGAATATTTTTGATAGACTGGTTCTACAGTCTCATCATATAGGCATTCCGAATCTAATCATATTGTATCTGCTACATTAAAGTTATATTAAAGTGCTCATTTTAGGCCAATTTTCAAGTTCTCAATTTCTTGCTCTATAAATTGGTGCCAAAATGACCATTGAGGCTGTTTGGCAGAATACAGGCCTTCCTGGAATGACTGCAGAAAAGAATGTAAAGGACTACAGTGTCATGAAGGTGCAAGCTTCAAGAATTATGGTAGGAATGAGGCCTCGTCGTGTCAACACCACCGTAGGCTGAAGCTTCATGGCGTTTAAACGCACATGATAATCACATATGCGCGTGCATGGAAAATTGCATTGTGATAAAGTGCAATATAGCATACAATGTTACTGCAGGGGAtcacatgacatcatatgtgaacATGCGGTGAAATGCATCTTCGATTTTGCGAAAGCCAAAAAATTCAACACAtttagattttttgcagaaatccaATTATGGAGCCTCCCCCAACTTCCTACTATGCGGCTAGCATATTGCCATGGGGCCCTGGTCTCATTCCTTGAtcccattggggcagatttactaataatcTCTTAGATTTAATCAGCGTAAACGtaaaccaggcagtcagaagatgcgcctGTATGATACATTTGGCGTATCTtgatagacacttttctcttcgttATACCACCTTTAATTTGGTTTATTTTGCTTCAGAATTTTGTGCCagatttttggcgcattttaagccACGTTCATTCTGCTAAgccacattttaaccccttagtgtctaagcctgttttggccttgtggacacagacgatttttgcaaatctgacgtgttactttatgtggtaataactccggaatgcttttacctatccaagcgattctgagactgttttctcgtgacatgttgtactttatgatactgaaaaaatttgttaattaaattaaattgaatatttatttgtaaaaaacaccacatttttttgaaaattagcaaaaatctgcatttttctaaatttgaatgtatctgcttgtaaaacagataataataccacacaaaatagtgactagttaacatttcccagttTTTAACTTCTGTTTTTGATACAGTTTTACGATTTGCCATGGTTTTGTAGTTTTAATGAGCTTTATCTGTGCTAGTTGCATAACCACTGCAATTCGCGGTAAAGCCACAATGTCTAAAtacacctaaggctgggttcacacgatcatgttacgtccataatggacggaacgtatttcggccgcaagtcccggaccgaacacactgcagggagccgggctcctagcatcatagttatgtatgacgctaggagtccctgcctctccgtggaactactgtcccgtactgaaaacatgattacagtacgggacagttgtcccgcagcgagacagggactcctagcgtcgtacgtaattatgatgctaggggcccggctccctgcactgtgttcggttcacACGTTATGGTTAAGGTGCGGTtagaactgcataaaaaaaagcattaaaaaccTGCAATCGGTTTTTAACgcaaccgcataaaaaaaaaccatcaattcAGTGTAAAAACGTTAAGTAATTTTTGGATGCAATTCTATCTGCACTTCAACCGCaacatgtgaatggaccctaaaAGTACAGTTAAATGAGCCGTTTTTAACCGCGTGgtcaaaaccacatcaaacaggtGAAGGACATAGTTTcaacggcctgaaaaatggctgaaaataaatctgctgtgtgtgtgtatatactaatatatatatatcggaagcagaacgcctccaaacatctgcccattgatttcaatggtaaaatcggtgttctgttccaacgggtcgtttttttacgcagccgtgtttaaaaacggccgcttaaaaaaaacgccgGCGATAgagaagggcatgtcacttcttgagccatttttggagccgtttttcagtgactctatagaaaaacagctccaaaaatgggcgtaaaaaaacgcagcaaaaaagtttgattaaaaaacttctgaaaattaggagctgtattcccttgaaaacagctctgtattttcagaagttttttagtaagcgtctgaacatacccttagggcttgtccacacagagttttttgcacgcAGAATTTGTTTTGCCTGCACATCGTTTGCcgcctttttttgctgcgttttttcgctaaatacgctttctctgcctcccaatgggggttcagagatgtaaacgcacgaagaaagggcatgtcgcttctttttcccgcgggtcggtttttctgctcgcgggaaaaaaacgcatccgcctcccattgaaatcaatgagaggcattttcg from Rhinoderma darwinii isolate aRhiDar2 chromosome 3, aRhiDar2.hap1, whole genome shotgun sequence carries:
- the LOC142750919 gene encoding platelet-derived growth factor receptor-like protein, coding for MDYKLLLILLPSLLLLAECDVKQKPEKIADKKTTKQGALEVSTKSTTKKPKKDTIKRQQKAKPATPSSQGQTPGSILSQVLQKGKFQKVSDTVTIKAGQTMDLRCKGTSVRWNYPHYLQEDDEGRLKIKHFGRYSQLILVNASIADTGEFSCGGYQCSGNDCHEGEEKTGKTFVFVTDPQELFVPTEDYYVVVQLRTRQPALLPCQVTNPVAKVTLHREFPPEQIPVDGVKIAYDLKKGFIIYQPHPSLAGSLFCIAELGNLRQMSTKYMLIYVHYPSAPPKPTIESSVKSVRAGENFIVTCTVLGDLEISVEFTWEYPGQKIGRPPYVRENTSQTRRGGQLMQESQSILYIDESRAVDDGIYTCTAQNLQGSTSVTTSVTVLQPTATTRLRNQG